One Suncus etruscus isolate mSunEtr1 chromosome 13, mSunEtr1.pri.cur, whole genome shotgun sequence genomic region harbors:
- the LOC126025815 gene encoding keratin-associated protein 13-1-like, translating to MSSNCCSRNFSSSSLGSALCYSGTSCGSSYPSNLVYTTEVCSPTTYQLGSSLYTGCGETICEPISPCQSSCYRPRPSMFCSPCQSSYTGSLCCGPSSRCSLGYGSGSCYSVGCGSSSCKPLACGVSGFPALNSVSGFCRPSYLTSLSCQSSCNRPPCGSGC from the exons ATGTCCAGCAACTGCTGCTCCAGAAACTTCTCCTCCAGCTCTCTTGGGAGTGCCCTGTGCTACTCTGGAACTTCCTGTGGCTCCTCTTACCCCAGTAACCTGGTCTACACCACCGAAGTCTGCTCTCCCACCACCTACCAACTGGGATCCTCTCTCTACACGGGCTGTGGGGAGACCATCTGTGAGCCCATCAG CCCTTGCCAGTCCTCCTGCTACCGCCCCAGGCCTTCCATGTTCTGCAGTCCCTGCCAGTCATCCTACACAGGGTCTCTGTGCTGTGGACCCAGCAGCAGATGCTCCCTGGGCTATGGTTCTGGAAGCTGCTACTCAGTGGGCTGTGGATCCAGCAGCTGCAAACCCCTGGCTTGTGGAGTCAGTGGCTTCCCTGCTCTGAATTCTGTCTCTGGCTTCTGCCGCCCTTCCTACCTGACTTCTCTTTCCTGCCAGTCTTCATGTAATAGACCACCCTGCGGATCTGGCTGCTAA